In Fimbriimonadales bacterium, a genomic segment contains:
- a CDS encoding cell division protein SepF gives MEEYYEAPKPGFFTRLLDRFRHTEDDDEPSEDVQNPKSSLNMRLVPLPRYHITVRRQVVTFADAISAADGFKRGEQQIINLCSCDAALREKIKDFLIGVNYAQDGTWVELGEHVFLLAPSCAFVETAPPSPRMSAAQN, from the coding sequence ATGGAAGAGTATTACGAGGCTCCTAAGCCTGGCTTTTTCACGCGACTGCTCGACCGTTTCCGTCATACAGAGGATGACGACGAGCCGAGCGAAGACGTACAAAACCCCAAATCATCGCTGAATATGCGTTTGGTTCCACTGCCGAGATACCACATCACCGTCCGTCGTCAAGTAGTCACTTTTGCGGATGCGATTTCTGCGGCAGATGGGTTCAAGCGCGGTGAACAGCAGATCATTAATCTCTGTTCTTGTGATGCGGCTTTGCGGGAAAAAATCAAAGACTTTCTCATCGGGGTCAATTACGCTCAAGACGGAACATGGGTAGAACTGGGTGAGCATGTTTTCTTATTGGCGCCAAGCTGTGCCTTTGTAGAGACTGCTCCTCCGAGCCCAAGGATGTCTGCGGCTCAGAACTGA
- a CDS encoding RluA family pseudouridine synthase: MSLHKNLHKDETLYFSADREERLDRFLARVLPEHSRTKLTKHIEQGGVLVDGKKRKPSFLLQPGMTAQVSPLPKPSPHRLEPIPMPIDVLYEDEYLLVVNKPAGISVHPSPTSKEPTLVQGLLARIQSLSSLGGSFRPGIVHRLDKDTSGLLLVAKNDFIHRALQEAIQQKRIQRIYRVWVRGSPPNKSFTLRSYLGRHPKHRQKRAVVSEHAPDARLAITHCKVLQTIDSISELECTLETGRTHQIRVQLASAGFPVLGDPIYGVSYPGLDRMALHAWKLIFIHPVTKKRIEIESPLPDYPFLHKEKNHA; this comes from the coding sequence ATGAGTTTACACAAAAACTTACACAAAGATGAAACACTCTATTTTAGCGCAGATAGAGAGGAGAGGCTCGACCGCTTTCTTGCGAGGGTACTTCCCGAACACAGCCGAACGAAATTAACCAAGCATATCGAGCAGGGTGGTGTCCTCGTGGACGGCAAGAAAAGGAAGCCTTCTTTCCTTCTGCAGCCTGGAATGACGGCGCAAGTGTCGCCCCTTCCTAAGCCGTCTCCCCATCGTTTGGAGCCTATTCCAATGCCTATCGATGTGCTTTATGAAGACGAATATCTCCTCGTCGTTAATAAACCTGCCGGTATTTCGGTGCATCCTTCTCCGACCTCGAAGGAACCGACTCTCGTACAAGGGTTGCTCGCTCGCATCCAATCTCTGAGTTCGTTGGGGGGGTCATTTCGTCCTGGAATCGTCCACCGTTTGGATAAGGATACGAGCGGTTTGTTATTAGTTGCAAAAAACGATTTCATTCATCGCGCTTTGCAGGAAGCCATCCAGCAAAAACGTATTCAGCGAATCTATCGCGTGTGGGTTCGCGGCTCCCCCCCAAATAAATCTTTTACGCTTCGTTCGTATTTAGGAAGGCATCCCAAACACAGACAAAAACGAGCCGTCGTATCTGAACATGCCCCCGACGCTCGATTAGCCATCACGCATTGTAAGGTGCTGCAAACCATTGATTCCATTTCCGAACTCGAATGCACTTTAGAAACTGGCAGAACGCATCAAATACGCGTGCAGTTAGCATCTGCGGGCTTTCCCGTTTTGGGAGATCCTATTTATGGCGTTTCTTATCCAGGTCTCGATAGAATGGCGCTACATGCATGGAAATTGATTTTCATCCACCCTGTTACCAAAAAGCGAATAGAAATTGAATCTCCGCTTCCCGATTATCCTTTTTTGCACAAAGAAAAAAATCACGCCTGA
- a CDS encoding GspE/PulE family protein: protein MKNLGQTNWGAMKRFRLILREQGKMREMGGEEMSIAVQIVDNIFMNALEMGASDIHLQPERDQLKIRFRLDGELTDNGQLPPETAANVIARIKLAAGMHIDEKREPQDGRIDMEYMGRRLSARCSAVPALNGEKVVMRLLDPAAMRVDLDQLGMSEDVKEKWLKALKTPYGMIMVTGPTGSGKTSTLYASLHKLDRTKRNIVTVEDPIEYEFSDSITQVQVTEKLTFPRVMRSFLRQDPDVMMVGEMRDPESLSIGIQAALTGHLVLTTIHTNNAVETIGRMLDMGAEAYLVAAVTVAIMGQRLVRLNCMACREEFQPTEDELLALKIDPGTPFQGKFFRGKGCSECRGSGYKGRTGVFEIILGTPDMRAAIARGSQHGEIAAAARRQGMRTMLEDGRDKILAGLTTPEEVIRAVYSASLEA, encoded by the coding sequence TTGAAGAATTTAGGACAAACCAACTGGGGAGCGATGAAGCGCTTCCGCCTCATTTTACGCGAACAAGGGAAGATGCGCGAGATGGGCGGCGAAGAAATGTCCATCGCTGTCCAAATCGTAGATAACATTTTTATGAACGCTCTCGAGATGGGAGCGAGCGACATTCATCTCCAACCCGAACGCGACCAATTGAAAATACGTTTCCGTTTAGACGGAGAACTTACAGACAATGGTCAACTCCCCCCCGAAACGGCGGCGAATGTCATCGCGAGAATCAAACTCGCTGCGGGAATGCACATCGATGAAAAGCGGGAGCCGCAAGACGGACGCATTGATATGGAGTATATGGGAAGAAGACTCAGCGCTCGCTGTTCAGCAGTGCCTGCCTTAAACGGCGAAAAAGTCGTTATGCGTTTGCTCGACCCTGCTGCGATGAGGGTGGACTTAGACCAACTCGGAATGAGCGAGGACGTCAAAGAAAAATGGCTCAAAGCGCTAAAGACTCCTTATGGAATGATTATGGTTACTGGACCGACGGGAAGCGGAAAAACTTCGACGCTTTATGCGAGTTTGCATAAATTAGACCGCACGAAACGCAACATCGTCACTGTAGAAGACCCGATCGAGTACGAATTCAGTGATAGCATCACTCAAGTTCAGGTAACCGAAAAGTTGACTTTTCCGCGTGTAATGCGTTCTTTCTTGCGGCAAGACCCCGACGTAATGATGGTGGGGGAAATGCGCGATCCAGAATCGCTAAGCATTGGAATTCAAGCGGCTCTGACAGGACACTTAGTTCTTACGACGATTCACACGAATAATGCTGTGGAAACAATCGGCAGAATGCTCGATATGGGAGCAGAAGCGTATTTGGTAGCAGCGGTGACTGTCGCTATCATGGGACAGCGTCTTGTTCGTTTGAATTGTATGGCATGCCGAGAAGAATTTCAACCGACCGAAGATGAACTGTTAGCACTGAAGATAGACCCAGGCACTCCTTTTCAAGGAAAGTTTTTTAGAGGGAAGGGATGCTCCGAATGCCGAGGATCAGGATACAAAGGCAGAACCGGTGTATTCGAAATTATATTAGGCACACCGGATATGCGAGCGGCGATTGCAAGAGGCTCTCAACATGGCGAAATAGCTGCAGCAGCGCGCCGTCAAGGCATGCGAACGATGTTAGAAGACGGGCGCGATAAGATTCTCGCCGGACTTACGACGCCCGAAGAAGTTATACGCGCCGTATACAGCGCAAGCCTCGAAGCGTAA
- a CDS encoding ABC-2 family transporter protein, with protein MSRYLRVYREFIRSSFRREMEFRINFIGKLAQNVIWMGFFVLMILVIYSNVESVAGWTRGDAYVLAATSFLLLSVVNMLFTFNLLEIPQKVRQGTLDFDLVKPLDTQFLVSVRKFNFDEIGTLFAGIGMAILGVSLSGHHPSGMEIIEYIFLLLCAMSIFYSFDLTLMTLAVWLVRVENLWALSDQILGLTRVPIDVYAPPWRRLLTFYIPLAFLASVPAKALIGEGNITLVLWGVVWALGSLIASRFFFLFAMKRYHSASS; from the coding sequence GTGTCACGTTATTTGAGGGTGTATAGGGAATTTATTCGTTCGAGTTTTCGCCGGGAGATGGAGTTCCGAATCAACTTCATCGGGAAATTAGCTCAGAACGTGATTTGGATGGGGTTTTTCGTTTTGATGATTCTTGTTATCTATTCGAACGTGGAATCCGTTGCGGGCTGGACAAGAGGGGATGCTTATGTTCTCGCCGCAACGAGTTTTCTTTTGCTATCGGTAGTGAATATGCTCTTCACTTTTAACTTGCTGGAGATACCTCAAAAGGTTCGTCAGGGGACACTGGATTTCGATTTGGTAAAGCCATTAGATACGCAATTTCTGGTGAGTGTGAGGAAGTTCAATTTCGATGAGATTGGAACGCTTTTTGCTGGAATCGGGATGGCGATTTTAGGTGTGTCGCTAAGTGGTCATCATCCGAGCGGAATGGAAATCATTGAATACATCTTTTTGCTATTATGCGCGATGAGTATTTTTTATTCTTTCGATTTGACACTTATGACGCTTGCGGTTTGGTTAGTACGTGTAGAAAATCTTTGGGCGCTCTCTGACCAAATTCTCGGATTGACACGCGTTCCCATAGATGTTTACGCGCCTCCATGGAGGCGTTTGCTCACTTTCTATATCCCGCTTGCATTCCTTGCGAGCGTTCCTGCGAAAGCGCTTATAGGAGAAGGAAACATCACATTAGTGTTATGGGGGGTCGTTTGGGCACTCGGTTCGCTCATTGCGAGCAGATTCTTTTTCCTTTTTGCGATGAAGCGCTATCATAGCGCGAGTTCTTAA
- the phoU gene encoding phosphate signaling complex protein PhoU — protein sequence MPQRQAFREDLRSLQQDVIDMASLAERALAQGTECLAKLDIELARKVIREDDEIDRRDVDIEQHCLRIIALQHPAAKDLRIVGACMKLTTDIERIGDLAVDLAKIAIELRKLNGNPNVIDLYRIASLARKMLLESVEAFVKRDLDTVDLVVRSDDEMDALYREYREQLHEIMQKQPEKVIEASWLLLAIHHLERVGDHSVNIAERVFFMETGRLAPFATRAIPPVAES from the coding sequence ATGCCGCAGCGCCAAGCATTTCGAGAGGATTTGCGCTCCTTACAGCAGGATGTCATTGACATGGCGTCTTTGGCTGAACGCGCTTTAGCGCAAGGGACAGAATGTTTGGCGAAATTAGACATCGAATTGGCGCGTAAAGTCATCCGTGAAGACGATGAAATTGACAGGCGCGATGTAGATATCGAACAACATTGTCTCAGGATCATCGCATTGCAACATCCCGCTGCTAAAGATTTGCGCATCGTAGGGGCTTGTATGAAATTAACCACCGACATCGAAAGGATCGGAGACTTAGCAGTGGATTTAGCAAAAATCGCTATCGAATTGCGAAAACTCAATGGAAATCCGAATGTCATCGATTTGTATCGAATCGCTAGCCTTGCGAGAAAGATGCTTTTAGAAAGTGTCGAGGCTTTTGTAAAAAGGGATTTAGATACGGTGGATTTAGTCGTTCGCTCCGATGACGAAATGGATGCACTTTATCGAGAATATCGAGAACAACTTCATGAAATTATGCAAAAGCAGCCCGAGAAAGTCATCGAAGCGAGTTGGTTACTGCTCGCAATTCATCATTTGGAACGAGTAGGAGATCATTCCGTGAACATTGCAGAAAGAGTGTTCTTTATGGAAACCGGGCGTTTGGCTCCTTTCGCAACAAGAGCGATTCCACCAGTTGCCGAATCGTGA
- a CDS encoding YggS family pyridoxal phosphate-dependent enzyme, translating into MKNQQTMIAENVRKIKERIEKICSSCGRNADEITLIAATKGRTVQEIQIAYDAGIRDFGENYYQEAMRKRENAPPDIAWHFIGRIQSNKAKKIGSSFSMIHTIDRLDIARLVARGAFEAGREVGVFIEVNIAEEPQKGGIFPKEVAFFAKRLYSLSGIRLKGLMTMGPANLSAEGIRPFFKLMRELLEGLELPGVNCLSMGMSDTYEVAIQEGATHVRIGTALFGKQS; encoded by the coding sequence GTGAAAAATCAGCAAACGATGATAGCGGAAAATGTTCGCAAAATAAAAGAACGTATCGAAAAAATTTGCAGTTCTTGCGGGCGAAACGCTGACGAAATAACCCTCATTGCAGCAACGAAAGGAAGAACCGTGCAAGAAATTCAAATCGCTTACGATGCTGGAATCCGAGACTTCGGTGAAAACTACTATCAAGAGGCGATGCGAAAGCGAGAGAATGCCCCACCCGATATCGCCTGGCATTTTATAGGACGCATTCAATCGAATAAAGCGAAAAAAATCGGAAGTTCTTTTTCCATGATTCACACCATAGATAGGTTAGATATAGCACGGTTAGTTGCGCGGGGGGCGTTCGAAGCCGGCCGAGAGGTGGGGGTTTTTATCGAAGTGAATATCGCAGAAGAGCCACAAAAAGGGGGGATTTTTCCAAAAGAGGTTGCATTTTTCGCAAAAAGGCTGTATTCTCTATCTGGGATTCGCCTAAAAGGGCTCATGACAATGGGACCAGCGAATCTTTCTGCCGAAGGGATTCGTCCTTTCTTCAAACTCATGCGAGAACTTCTGGAGGGTTTGGAACTCCCTGGGGTGAATTGCCTAAGCATGGGAATGTCAGATACTTACGAAGTGGCAATCCAGGAAGGAGCTACTCACGTAAGGATTGGGACGGCTCTATTTGGAAAGCAATCATAA
- a CDS encoding PQQ-dependent sugar dehydrogenase: MFLLVFCLIFACNEQSQISYPPIRESNSYESKNGEERQIRYRVETVAENLEVPWSIAFSSNNRIIFTERPGRVRVIVNGKLRKEPLLTLPDVTPISEMGLMGLTLHPNYDKNHFVYLAYGYGRSAVRVVRYRDDGEKLVEPKVIIENIPAAANHAGCRIKFGPDGKLYITTGDATQRDLAQRLDSLAGKTLRINDDGSIPNDNPFVGQPGARPEIWSYGHRNSQGLDWQPGTNLMFQTEHGPSGFDGPGGGDEVNIVEKGKNYGWPLVSHNRTREGTVPPLLVYTPAQAPAGAMFYRGNVFPEYRGNFFFGCLRGQGIMRIVLEGRKVVSQYKMLENYGRIRDVAEGPDGFIYFCTSNRDGRGSPAPNDDRILRIVPDKQ, encoded by the coding sequence ATGTTTCTTCTCGTGTTTTGCCTCATCTTTGCCTGCAACGAACAATCACAAATATCGTATCCACCAATACGCGAATCGAATAGCTATGAGTCGAAAAATGGCGAAGAAAGACAAATTCGATATCGAGTAGAAACCGTTGCAGAAAATTTAGAAGTGCCTTGGTCGATCGCCTTTAGTTCGAATAACCGGATCATTTTCACGGAACGCCCCGGAAGAGTGCGCGTCATCGTCAATGGAAAATTACGGAAAGAACCGCTTTTGACTCTTCCCGATGTTACGCCTATCAGCGAAATGGGTCTTATGGGATTAACGCTACACCCGAACTATGATAAGAATCACTTCGTTTATCTCGCCTATGGATATGGTAGAAGCGCTGTACGTGTCGTAAGATATCGAGACGATGGAGAGAAACTCGTCGAGCCTAAAGTCATTATCGAAAACATCCCCGCGGCGGCGAATCATGCAGGATGCCGCATCAAATTCGGACCAGACGGGAAACTTTACATTACGACAGGAGACGCAACGCAACGCGATTTAGCGCAGAGATTAGATTCTTTGGCGGGGAAAACATTACGAATCAACGACGACGGTTCCATTCCTAACGATAATCCTTTTGTCGGTCAACCTGGAGCCAGACCAGAAATTTGGTCTTACGGTCATCGTAATTCTCAAGGCTTGGATTGGCAGCCCGGAACGAACCTCATGTTCCAGACAGAACACGGACCTTCAGGATTCGACGGTCCAGGAGGGGGGGACGAAGTCAACATCGTTGAAAAAGGAAAGAATTACGGATGGCCATTGGTTTCCCACAATCGCACCCGTGAAGGAACTGTGCCTCCTCTCCTCGTATATACACCTGCTCAAGCACCAGCAGGAGCAATGTTTTATCGAGGAAATGTGTTTCCCGAATATCGAGGAAACTTCTTTTTCGGGTGTTTGCGTGGGCAAGGAATAATGCGCATAGTCCTCGAAGGACGGAAAGTAGTGAGCCAGTATAAGATGCTTGAAAATTACGGACGGATTCGAGATGTCGCCGAAGGTCCTGATGGGTTTATCTATTTCTGCACATCTAACCGAGACGGACGTGGAAGCCCTGCACCGAACGATGACCGAATTTTACGGATCGTTCCCGATAAACAATAG